A portion of the Calliphora vicina chromosome 5, idCalVici1.1, whole genome shotgun sequence genome contains these proteins:
- the ACC gene encoding acetyl-CoA carboxylase isoform X1 translates to MLITTLLVSITFIIILLAFLRTRYQPPINQENSLDCEKNNARSSSTKSIKRVQFSSDSIKESQTICDNLKNCSELEQDFAATNNNNNNNINMSNSNNDRPSFLVGDEDVINGLEAAESTDNFPQKIENELRPNGDIAERRKRLRPSMSRGTGLGQDRYQDRDFHIATTEEFVKKFGGTRVINKVLIANNGIAAVKCMRSIRRWSYEMFKNERAVRFVVMVTPEDLKANAEYIKMADHYVPVPGGSNNNNYANVELIVDIALRTQVQAVWAGWGHASENPKLPELLHKQNLVFLGPPERAMWALGDKVASSIVAQTADIPTLPWSGSDLKAHYSGKKIKISSDLFNRGCVSNVEEGLAAVNKIGFPVMIKASEGGGGKGIRRVDTTEEFPAMFRQVQAEIPGSPIFVMKLASGARHLEVQLLADMYGNAISLFGRDCSIQRRHQKIIEEAPAIVAQPEVFEDMEKAAVRLAKMVGYVSAGTVEYLYDPEGKYFFLELNPRLQVEHPCTEMVADVNLPACQLQIGMGIPLYRLKDIRLLYGESPWGTSIIDFENPPNKPRPSGHVIAARITSENPDEGFKPSSGTVQELNFRSSKNVWGYFSVAASGGLHEFADSQFGHCFSWGENRQQARENLVIALKELSIRGDFRTTVEYLITLLETNRFLDNSIDTAWLDALIAERVQSEKPDILLGVMCGALHIADRQISEAFSSFQTSLEKGQIQAANTLTNVFDVELINGGMRYKVQTAKSGANTYFLLMNNSFKEVEVHRLSDGGMLLSFDGASFTTYMKEEVDRYRIVIGNQTCVFEKENDPSLLRSPSAGKLINLLIEDGAHVNKGQVYAEIEVMKMVMTLTSVEAGIVTFLKRPGAVLDAGSLLGHLELDDPSLVTKAQPYKGQFLQPENPQLPEKLNHIHNTYKSILENTLAGYCLPEPYNAQRLRDVIEKFMQSLRDPSLPLLELQEVIASISGRIPLAVEKKIRKLMTLYERNITSVLAQFPSQQIASVIDSHAATLQKRTDRDNFFLTTQAIVQLVQRYRNGIRGRMKAAVHELLRQYYDVECQFQHGHYDKCVGLVRERNKDDMQTVVNTIFSHSQVAKKNLLVTLLIDHLWANEPGLTDELANTLSELTSLNRAEHSRVALRSRQVLIAAHQPAYELRHNQMESIFLSAVDMYGHDFHPENLQRLILSETSIFDILHDFFYHSNRAVCNAALEVYVRRAYTSYELTCLQHLELSGGLPLVHFQFLLPTSHPNRLFLRMASDENGPENLGGSYLRTGCMAAFDSFEHFDMYSDEILDLLEDLASPAMVSAKVLEAVEAADSMCDGRLSTSINVSLSDPITRANAAEEAKSTEPIHIISVAVRETGEMDDVQMAQIFGSYCKQHRDELFQRRIRRITFAALKKRQFPKFFTYRARDDFEEDRIYRHLEPACAFQLELNRMKTYDLEALPTANQKMHLYLGRAKVSKGQEVTDFRFFIRSIIRHSDLITKEASFEYLQNEGERVLLEAMDELEVAFSHPFAKRTDCNHIFLNFVPTVIMDPAKIEESVTKMIMRYGPRLWKLRVLQAELKMLIRQNPQAPTQTVRLCIANDSGYFLDISMYTEHTEKETGIIKFKAYGDKQGSLHGLPISTPYMTKDFLQQKRFQAQSNGTTYVYDIPDMFRQMTERLWKEYSMARPSIDVRIPEKILVECVELVLDGDNLVEMKRLPGENTCGMVAWRIILATPEYPEGREMIVIANDLTFFIGSFGIQEDIVFHKASQLARARKVPRIYISVNSGARIGLAEEVKAMFKVAWEDPEEPDKGFKYLYLTTEDYSQVASLNSVRAILIEDEGEPRYKITDIIGKDEGLGVENLRYAGLIAGETSQAYDEIVTISMVTCRTIGIGSYLVRLGQRVIQIDNSHIILTGYAALNKLLGRKVYASNNQLGGVQIMYNNGVSHKTEALDLDGVYTILDWLSYIPAYIGCDLPIVDPSDRIDRPIDFMPTKAPYDPRCMLAGRVNPANANDWENGFFDRDSWSEIMAPWAKTVVTGRARLGGIPVGVIAVETRTVEVEMPADPANLDSEAKTLQQAGQVWYPDSSYKTAQAIKDFSREELPLMIFANWRGFSGGMKDMYEQIVKFGAYIVDGLREYKKPVLIYLPPNAELRGGAWAVLDSLINPRYMESYADPEARAGVLEPEGIVEIKYKEKDLVKTIHRLDATTIELKRQMDEALVAADKVKAGEFEEKIKERIATLVHVYHTVAVHFADLHDTPERMLEKDCISEIVPWRESRGWLYWRLRRLLLEDSYIKKIVKAQDNLSVGQAKEMLRRWLVEDKGPTESYLWDKNEGMVNWYMEQTKPDSTVSRNINAVRKDAIISSISKMLEDCPEVTLDAVVGLCQNLTSVNRGVVVRTLAQLQLNEEAGNSNNQG, encoded by the exons ATGCTAATAACTACTTTGCTAGTCTCCATcacttttattataattttattggcTTTTTTAAGGACTCGCTATCAGCCGCCTATAAATCAGG agAACTCCTTAGATTGTGAGAAAAATAACGCCAGAAGCTCCTCAACGAAAAGCATAAAAAGGGTGCAGTTTTCAAGTGATAGCATTAAGGAGTCACAGACAATTtgtgataatttaaaaaattgttcagaATTGGAGCAGGATTTTGCAGcgacaaacaacaataataataacaacatcaACATGAGTAATTCAAACAACGATAGACCAAGTTTTTTG GTCGGTGATGAAGATGTTATTAATGGCTTGGAGGCAGCCGAATCCACTGATAACTTTCCCCAAAAGATAGAAAATGAACTACGTCCAAATGGTGACATTGCTGAAAGAAGAAAACGTTTAAG GCCCAGTATGTCTCGTGGTACTGGTCTGGGTCAAGACCGTTATCAAGACCGTGACTTTCATATTGCCACCACGGAGGAGTTTGTTAAGAAATTTGGCGGTACCCGCGTGATTAATAAAGTTCTGATTGCCAACAATGGTATTGCGGCCGTTAAGTGCATGCGTTCGATAAGACGTTGGTCTTATGAGATGTTCAAGAATGAGCGTGCCGTGCGTTTTGTTGTTATGGTGACACCAGAGGATCTGAAAGCAAATGctgaatatataaaaatggctgATCATTACGTCCCTGTTCCCGGTGGTTCGAATAACAATAACTATGCCAATGTAGAACTTATTGTTGATATTGCCTTACGTACTCAAGTGCAG gcTGTCTGGGCTGGTTGGGGTCATGCTTCGGAAAATCCTAAATTACCTGAATTGttacataaacaaaatttggtatttttggGTCCTCCCGAAAGAGCTATGTGGGCTTTGGGTGACAAAGTAGCATCATCTATTGTGGCCCAAACTGCTGATATTCCTACTCTGCCCTGGTCTGGTTCCGATTTGAAGGCCCACTATAGTggcaagaaaattaaaatatcaagCGATCTATTCAATCGTGGCTGTGTTAGTAATGTCGAAGAAGGTTTGGCAGCTGTTAATAAAATTG GCTTCCCCGTCATGATTAAAGCTTCTGAAGGTGGTGGCGGTAAAGGTATTCGTCGTGTCGATACAACTGAAGAATTCCCCGCTATGTTCCGTCAAGTACAAGCTGAAATCCCCGGTTCGCCCATTTTCGTTATGAAACTGGCAAGTGGTGCCCGCCATTTGGAAGTACAATTGTTGGCCGATATGTATGGCAATGCCATCAGTTTGTTTGGTCGTGATTGCTCCATACAGCGTCGTCATCAGAAAATCATTGAAGAAGCTCCCGCCATTGTTGCCCAACCCGAGGTGTTCGAGGATATGGAAAAGGCTGCCGTACGTTTGGCCAAAATGGTGGGCTATGTCAGTGCCGGTACTGTGGAGTACCTGTATGATCCCGAAGGCAAATATTTCTTCCTCGAATTGAATCCACGTCTTCAGGTGGAGCATCCGTGTACAGAAATGGTGGCCGATGTAAATTTGCCAGCCTGTCAATTGCAAATCGGAATGGGTATTCCGTTGTATCGTTTGAAAGATATACGTTTATTGTATGGCGAAAGTCCCTGGGGTACTTCCATTATTGACTTTGAAAATCCCCCAAATAAACCTCGTCCTTCCGGCCACGTTATTGCTGCCCGTATTACTTCTGAAAATCCAGATGAGGGTTTCAAACCCAGTTCGGGTACGGTGCAAGAACTTAATTTCCGTTCCAGCAAAAATGTGTGGGGTTACTTTAGTGTAGCCGCCTCTGGTGGTCTTCACGAATTTGCCGATTCCCAATTTGGTCATTGTTTCTCTTGGGGCGAAAATCGTCAACAGGCTAGAGAGAATCTGGTAATTGCCTTGAAAGAACTTTCGATTCGAGGTGATTTCCGTACCACAGTCGAATACTTGATAACCTTGTTGGAGACGAATAGATTCTTGGACAATAGCATCGACACTGCCTGGTTGGATGCTTTAATTGCTGAAAGAGTGCAGTCCGAGAAACCTGATATACTCTTGGGTGTAATGTGCGGAGCTTTACATATTGCCGATCGCCAAATTAGTGAGGCATTTAGCAGTTTCCAAACATCATTGGAAAAGGGTCAAATCCAAGCTGCCAACACGCTGACCAATGTGTTTGATGTGGAGTTGATTAATGGCGGTATGCGCTATAAAGTGCAAACGGCTAAAAGTGGTGCCAATACATATTTCCTCTTGATGAATAATTCGTTTAAGGAAGTCGAGGTGCATCGTTTGTCCGATGGTGGTATGTTACTGTCATTTGATGGAGCTTCTTTTACCACTTACATGAAAGAGGAGGTGGATCGTTATCGTATTGTGATTGGCAATCAAACTTGTGTGTTTGAAAAGGAAAATGATCCTTCTTTGTTGAGAAGTCCCTCGGCCGGTAAATTGATTAATCTGCTGATCGAAGATGGTGCTCATGTTAACAAGGGCCAGGTTTATGCCGAAATAGAAGTAATGAAAATGGTAATGACCTTGACCTCAGTGGAGGCGGGTATTGTTACCTTTTTAAAAAGACCAGGTGCTGTGTTAGATGCTGGTTCTTTACTAGGTCACTTAGAACTCGACGATCCTTCTTTGGTTACTAAGGCACAACCTTACAAAGGACAATTCCTCCAACCAGAAAATCCTCAACTTCCAGAGAAGCTTAACCATATTCACAACACTTACAAGTCAATTTTGGAGAATACTTTGGCTGGTTATTGTCTGCCTGAACCCTACAATGCCCAACGTTTACGAGATGTTATTGAGAAATTCATGCAAAGTTTAAGAGATCCTTCTTTGCCATTGCTTGAATTACAAGAAGTTATAGCCTCGATTTCCGGCCGCATACCCCTCGCGGTGGAGAAGAAAATACGCAAACTTATGACTCTGTATGAGCGCAATATTACCAGTGTTTTGGCACAATTCCCTTCGCAACAAATCGCCAGTGTTATTGATTCGCATGCGGCCACTTTACAAAAACGCACCGATCGTGATAATTTCTTCCTGACCACCCAAGCTATTGTACAACTAGTGCAACGATATAGAAATGGCATCAGAGGGCGCATGAAGGCTGCTGTACATGAGTTGTTACGGCAATACTACGATGTTGAGTGTCAATTCCAACATGGCCATTACGATAAGTGCGTGGGTTTGGTTAGAGAACGCAATAAGGATGATATGCAAACGGTAGTAAATACAATCTTCTCCCATTCCCAAGTGGCCAAAAAGAATCTATTGGTTACCTTGCTCATAGATCATTTGTGGGCTAATGAACCTGGTCTTACCGATGAATTGGCCAATACTTTAAGTGAATTGACTTCGCTTAATCGTGCCGAACATTCTCGTGTCGCCTTAAGATCTAGACAAGTTCTAATCGCTGCCCATCAACCGGCCTACGAACTAAGACACAATCAAATGGAGTCTATATTCTTGTCTGCTGTTGATATGTACGGCCATGACTTCCATCCTGAAAATCTGCAACGTTTGATTCTATCGGAAACctcaatatttgatattttgcaCGATTTCTTCTATCACTCCAATCGTGCTGTTTGCAATGCTGCCTTGGAAGTTTATGTAAGAAGAGCTTACACCTCCTACGAATTGACTTGTCTGCAACACTTGGAACTGTCCGGAGGTTTGCCTTTAGTACACTTCCAATTCTTATTACCCACTTCCCATCCAAATAGACTGTTCTTGCGCATGGCTTCCGATGAGAACGGTCCCGAAAACTTGGGTGGTTCTTACCTTCGTACTGGCTGCATGGCTGCTTTTGATTCCTTCGAGCACTTTGACATGTATTCGGATGAAATTTTGGACTTGCTCGAAGATTTAGCTTCGCCCGCCATGGTTAGTGCTAAAGTTTTAGAGGCTGTTGAGGCGGCAGATTCCATGTGTGATGGCCGCTTGAGTACCTCCATCAATGTTTCTCTATCTGATCCCATAACACGGGCAAATGCCGCAGAGGAGGCTAAATCTACAGAACCCATTCACATAATCAGTGTGGCTGTGCGTGAGACTGGTGAGATGGATGATGTACAAATGGCCCAAATATTTGGCAGCTACTGCAAACAACATCGCGATGAATTGTTCCAAAGAAGAATAAGACGTATAACTTTTGCTGCATTGAAAAA ACGCCAATTCCCCAAGTTCTTCACCTATCGTGCCCGTGACGATTTCGAGGAGGATCGCATCTATCGTCATTTGGAACCTGCCTGTGCCTTCCAATTGGAATTGAATCGCATGAAAACTTATGATCTCGAGGCATTACCAACTGCCAatcaaaaaatgcatttatatTTGGGCAGAGCTAAGGTGTCCAAGGGTCAAGAAGTCACCGATTTCCGTTTCTTTATACGCTCCATTATTCGTCATTCGGATCTGATAACAAAGGAAGCTTCCTTTGAGTACCTACAAAATGAGGGCGAACGTGTTTTGCTCGAAGCCATGGATGAATTGGAAGTGGCTTTCTCCCATCCATTTGCCAAACGTACAGATTGTAATCACATTTTCCTGAACTTTGTGCCGACTGTTATAATGGACCCGGCCAAGATTGAAGAGTCTGTCACGAAAATGATCATGCGCTACGGTCCCCGACTATGGAAGTTGCGTGTCTTGCAGGCTGAATTGAAAATGTTGATTAGGCAAAATCCCCAAGCTCCCACACAGACTGTACGCTTGTGTATAGCCAACGATTCGGGTTATTTCCTAGACATATCCATGTACACGGAGCATACCGAAAAGGAAACTGGCATT ATAAAATTCAAGGCCTATGGCGATAAACAAGGCTCTCTTCATGGTTTACCAATTTCCACGCCCTACATGACCAAAGATTTCTTACAGCAAAAACGCTTCCAGGCACAAAGCAACGGCACTACATATGTCTATGACATTCCCGATATGTTCCGTCAAATGACCGAACGTCTGTGGAAGGAATATTCCATGGCTCGTCCATCTATTGATGTGCGCATACCCGAAAAGATTTTGGTCGAATGTGTAGAACTTGTTTTGGATGGTGATAACCTGGTTGAAATGAAACGTTTGCCAGGTGAGAATACG TGTGGTATGGTGGCTTGGCGCATTATTTTGGCCACACCTGAATATCCCGAGGGTCGTGAAATGATTGTTATAGCCAACGATTTGACCTTCTTCATTGGTTCATTTGGTATACAAGAAGATATTGTATTCCACAAGGCTTCACAATTGGCTAGAGCCAGAAAAGTACCAAGA ATTTACATTTCGGTAAACAGTGGTGCCCGCATTGGTTTGGCTGAAGAGGTTAAAGCCATGTTCAAAGTCGCATGGGAAGATCCCGAAGAACCCGATAAGGGTTTTAAATACTTGTACCTGACAACCGAAGACTACAGCCAAGTGGCCAGTCTCAATTCAGTGCGTGCCATTCTTATCGAAGATGAGGGTGAGCCCAGATATAAAATCACCGACATCATTGGTAAAGACGAGGGCTTGGGCGTTGAGAATTTGCGCTATGCTGGTCTCATAGCCGGTGAAACTTCTCAGGCCTACGATGAAATTGTTACCATCTCCATGGTTACTTGTCGTACCATTGGTATTGGTTCTTATTTGGTGCGTTTGGGTCAACGTGTCATACAAATTGATAATTCTCACATCATTTTGACCGGTTACGCTGCTCTGAATAAGTTGCTGGGTCGCAAGGTGTATGCCTCGAATAATCAATTGGGTGGCGTACAAATTATGTACAACAATGGTGTAAGCCACAAAACTGAGGCTTTAGATTTGGATGGTGTTTATACCATCTTAGATTGGTTGTCTTATATACCCGCATACATTGGTTGTGATTTGCCCATTGTCGACCCCAGTGATCGCATTGATAGACCAATTGATTTTATGCCTACCAAAGCACCCTACGATCCACGTTGTATGTTGGCTGGTAGAGTGAATCCTG CCAATGCCAATGATTGGGAGAACGGTTTCTTCGATCGTGATTCCTGGAGTGAAATAATGGCGCCTTGGGCTAAGACCGTAGTCACAGGTCGTGCCCGCTTGGGTGGTATACCTGTGGGTGTTATTGCCGTAGAGACACGTACTGTTGAAGTTGAAATGCCTGCTGATCCTGCCAATTTAGATTCTGAAGCCAAG aCTTTGCAACAAGCTGGTCAAGTATGGTATCCCGATTCATCTTACAAAACTGCCCAAGCTATCAAGGACTTTAGCCGTGAAGAATTGCCCTTGATGATATTCGCCAACTGGCGTGGTTTCTCCGGTGGCATGAAGGATATGTACgaacaaattgttaaatttggTGCCTACATTGTGGATGGTTTGCGCGAATATAAAAAACCTGTACTCATTTACTTGCCACCCAATGCTGAGTTGCGTGGTGGTGCCTGGGCTGTCTTAGATTCGTTAATTAATCCCCGCTACATGGAATCCTATGCAGATCCTGAGGCCAGAGCTGGTGTTTTGGAACCAGAGGGTATAGTGGAAATTAAATACAAAGAAAAGGATCTAGTCAAGACCATACATCGTTTAGATGCCACCACAATAGag ctgAAAAGACAAATGGACGAAGCGTTGGTCGCTGCTGATAAAGTTAAGGCTGGCGAATTTGAGGAAAAAATCAAGGAACGTATTGCTACTTTGGTGCATGTTTACCATACGGTGGCTGTACACTTTGCTGACTTGCACGACACTCCCGAGCGTATGTTGGAAAAGGATTGTATTAGTGAAATCGTGCCCTGGCGTGAGTCCAGAGGATGGTTGTACTGGCGTCTACGTCGTCTTTTGCTTGAGGACAGTTACATTAAGAAGATTGTTAAAGCACAAGACAATCTTTCGGTCGGTCAAGCCAAGGAAATGTTGAGACGTTGGTTGGTGGAAGATAAGGGACCAACAGAG tCCTATCTTTGGGATAAGAACGAGGGAATGGTAAACTGGTATATGGAACAAACTAAACCTGATTCCACTGTCTCCCGCAACATTAATGCTGTGCGTAAGGATGCCATAATATCCAGCATATCAAAAATGCTAGAA gatTGTCCCGAGGTTACTTTAGACGCCGTGGTGGGTCTATGTCAAAACCTAACATCTGTGAATCGTGGTGTGGTGGTTCGTACATTGGCGCAGTTACAATTGAATGAAGAGGCTGGCAATTCAAATAATCAAGGATGA